The stretch of DNA GCGAGCGGTAGAGCCGGTGCTGCTCGGTGCGGCGGATGATGCGGTCCATGATCGAGACCGCCTCGATCGGGTATTTCCCCGCCGCCGATTCGGCCGAGAGCATCACCGCGTCGGCGCCGTCATAGACGGCGGTGGCCACGTCGGAGGCCTCCGCCCGGGTCGGGGAGGGCGCCGCGACCATCGATTCCAGCATCTGGGTCGCCACGATCACCGGCTTCACCGCCCGGCGGCAGGCCCGCACCAGCTCCTTCTGGCGCCCCGGCACGTCCTCCGGCGGCAGTTCCACGCCGAGATCGCCGCGGGCCACCATCACGCCGTCGGCGATGCGGATGATGTCCTCGATGTGGTCGAGCGCCGAGGGTTTCTCGATCTTGGCGATCAGCCCGGCCCGGCCGGCGATCAGCCCGCGGGCCTCCATCACGTCGGAGGGGGTCTGGACGAAGGAGAGCGCGACCCAGTCCACCCCGAGATCGAGCCCGAAGGCGAGGTCGCGCCGGTCCTTCTCGGTGAGCGGCGAGAGAGCCAGCACCGTGCCGGGCAGGTTCACGCCCTTGCGGTCGGAGATCGGCCCGCCCACCACCACGTCGGCGTCGATCGCCGCGTCGTCGACGCCGACCACCCGGACCCGGACCCGGCCGTCGTCGATCAGCAACTCCTGGCCCGGCGCCACCGCGGCGAAGATCTCGGGGTGGGGCAGGGGAATCGCGTCGGTGCCGCCCTCCCGGCCCTCGCGCACGAAGCGGATGCGGTCGCCGGTGGCCAGCTCCGCCCGGCCGCCCCGCA from Methylobacterium aquaticum encodes:
- the pyk gene encoding pyruvate kinase, which encodes MRRHRHAKIVATVGPASNTPERLKALFLAGVDTFRLNFSHGTHDDHAKVHAAIRALEQETGRPIGILQDLQGPKIRIGTLRGGRAELATGDRIRFVREGREGGTDAIPLPHPEIFAAVAPGQELLIDDGRVRVRVVGVDDAAIDADVVVGGPISDRKGVNLPGTVLALSPLTEKDRRDLAFGLDLGVDWVALSFVQTPSDVMEARGLIAGRAGLIAKIEKPSALDHIEDIIRIADGVMVARGDLGVELPPEDVPGRQKELVRACRRAVKPVIVATQMLESMVAAPSPTRAEASDVATAVYDGADAVMLSAESAAGKYPIEAVSIMDRIIRRTEQHRLYRSLVAASEPEVEDSPPHAVAAAAATLADAIEAAAIVAFTSSGTTAARIARKRPNVPILAATSDTAVSRRLSLYWGAHSVLGPEIDSYEAMVDRAAEVAAQEGFAQAPDLVVAVAGIPFGRAGTTNNLRVVELGRKASGV